Proteins from one Impatiens glandulifera chromosome 2, dImpGla2.1, whole genome shotgun sequence genomic window:
- the LOC124927345 gene encoding CSC1-like protein At1g32090 produces MATVTDIGVSALFNIIGAFVFLLAFALLRIQPINDRVYFPKWYITGSRSSPRRNGGSFVGRFVNLNLWTYLSFLNWMPQALKMSESEIINHAGLDSAVFLRIYILGLKIFIPITITALLVLLPVNASGGTLFILSRELVVSNIDKLSISNIHPKSSRFFVHISLEYLFTFWTCFLLYKEYGKVVSMRLNFLATQQKQAEQFTVLVRNVPSPGPDRSIANAVDCFFKKNHADHYLCQQAVYNANKFAKLMKKRERLQNWLDYNQLKSERHPEKKRPTHKSGFLGLWGEKMDSIDFYKQQIKNLDERLATEKQKILKDPKCVLPVAFVSFDSRWGAAVCAQTQQSKNPTTWLTNWAPEPRDVYWRNLAIPFVSLSVRKLVISLSVFALVFFYMIPIAFVQSLANLEGLQKVAPFLKPLIKVKAVKSFLQGFLPGLTLKIFLLVLPKLLMMMSKIEGHVAFSVLERRTAAKYYYFMLVNVFLGSIVTGTAFQQLYSFLHQAPTQIPRTIGVSIPQKATFFMTYIMVDGWAGIAGEILRLKPLVIFHLKNMFIVKTERDREKAMNPRSVDFPETLPSLQLYFLLGIVYAVVTPILLPFILIFFAFAYLVYRHQIINVYNQRYESAAAFWPHVHGRIIASLLISQFLLMGLLSTKKALNSTPFLLALPILTFSFHKYCKHRFEPAFRKYPLEEATEKDIEDQTSEQGLSELNGHLSDSYVHPIFTSFEEVVELTEVQVDIKRIQKDNKVGSHKSVVTIQEAQSSNSAFYQYEEEHVEIVQHYQSIT; encoded by the exons ATGGCGACTGTAACAGATATTGGGGTTTCTGCCCTGTTTAACATAATAGGTGCTTTTGTTTTCCTTCTAGCTTTTGCCTTACTAAGGATTCAACCTATTAACGATAGAGTTTACTTTCCTAAATGGTATATCACCGGCAGCCGTAGTAGTCCTAGAAGAAATGGTGGAAGCTTTGTTGGAAGGTTTGTTAATCTTAACTTATGGACTTATCTTTCTTTTCTCAACTGGATGCCTCAAGCTTTAAAGATGTCTGAATCGGAGATTATCAATCATGCTGGCCTTGATTCTGCTGTTTTTCTCAGAATCTATATTCTTGG ATTGAAGATTTTCATTCCGATAACTATCACAGCTCTATTGGTTCTGCTTCCAGTAAATGCATCCGGGGGAACATTATTCATTCTTAGCAGAGAATTGGTTGTCAGTAATATTGATAAGTTATCGATTTCCAATATCCATCCTAAATCATCGAGATTCTTTGTCCACATTTCATTGGAATACTTATTCACTTTCTGGACATGTTTCTTGCTCTATAAAGAATATGGTAAAGTTGTTTCCATGAGATTAAACTTCTTAGCCACCCAACAGAAACAAGCTGAACAGTTCACT GTCTTAGTCAGGAATGTGCCTTCGCCTGGTCCTGATCGTTCGATTGCCAATGCTGTAGATTGTTTCTTCAAAAAGAACCATGCTGATCACTATCTTTGTCAACAG GCTGTTTATAATGCGAATAAGTTTGCTAAGCTCatgaagaaaagagaaagaCTTCAGAATTGGCTTGATTATAACCAACTTAAATCTGAAAGGCATCCTGAGAAAAAGAGGCCAACCCATAAG AGTGGCTTTCTTGGTCTATGGGGAGAAAAGATGGACTCGATTGACTTCTATAAGCAACAGATAAAGAATCTCGACGAAAGA CTAGCAACGGAGAAGCAGAAAATCTTGAAGGATCCGAAATGTGTTTTGCCGGTTGCTTTTGTTTCGTTTGATTCGAGATGGGGTGCTGCAGTTTGTGCTCAAACTCAACAGAGTAAGAATCCGACAACATGGCTAACGAATTGGGCACCAGAACCTCGAGATGTTTATTGGAGGAATCTGGCTATACCTTTTGTTTCTCTTAGCGTGAGGAAATTGGTGATATCTTTGTCGGTTTTCGCTCTCGTGTTCTTTTACATGATCCCAATCGCATTTGTTCAGTCGCTTGCCAATTTGGAAGGTCTTCAAAAAGTTGCTCCTTTCTTGAAACCACTTATTAAAGT GAAAGCAGTGAAGTCATTCTTACAGGGATTTCTTCCGGGATTAACTCTCAAGATCTTCTTGTTAGTTCTCCCGAAGCTTCTAATGATGATGTCAAAGATCGAGGGACATGTGGCGTTTTCAGTGCTTGAACGAAGAACAGCTGCgaaatattattactttatgtTGGTGAATGTGTTCTTGGGAAGCATAGTGACAGGAACCGCGTTTCAGCAACTCTATTCTTTCCTTCACCAAGCACCTACTCA gatCCCCAGAACCATTGGGGTGTCAATCCCACAAAAGGCTACATTCTTTATGACATATATAATGGTTGATGGATGGGCAGGCATTGCGGGTGAAATTCTTAGATTGAAGCCTCTTGTTATATTTCATCTTAAAAACATGTTCATAGTGAAAACCGAAAGGGATAGGGAAAAGGCAATGAATCCTCGAAGTGTCGATTTTCCTGAAACTCTACCAAGTCTCCAACTATATTTCCTTCTCGGAATTGTCTATGCTGTTGTCACCCCGATCCTTCTTCCTTTCATACTAATCTTCTTCGCCTTTGCATACCTCGTTTATCGTCACCAG ATAATAAACGTGTACAATCAACGATACGAAAGTGCAGCAGCGTTCTGGCCGCATGTTCATGGCCGAATAATCGCTAGCCTTTTGATATCTCAGTTTCTTTTGATGGGTCTTCTCAGTACAAAGAAAGCGCTCAATTCGACTCCttttcttcttgcattgcctATACTAACTTTCTCGTTTCACAAGTATTGTAAACATCGATTTGAACCCGCTTTCCGAAAATACCCTCTTGAG GAAGCAACGGAGAAAGATATAGAAGACCAAACTTCGGAACAAGGCCTCAGCGAGTTAAACGGTCATTTATCTGATTCCTATGTGCACCCTATTTTCACCTCGTTTGAAGAGGTTGTTGAGTTAACCGAGGTTCAAGTTGACATAAAACGGATTCAAAAGGACAATAAAGTTGGTTCACATAAAAGCGTGGTCACGATTCAAGAGGCCCAATCATCGAATAGTGCGTTTTACCAATACGAAGAGGAACATGTTGAAATCGTGCAACATTATCAATCGATAACATAG
- the LOC124927346 gene encoding plastidal glycolate/glycerate translocator 1, chloroplastic: MIASTMAILSTVSFPSLRLRLRTTKLAATTTTTAAAVSSSNNFTTFPFSHHGIAIQSLPTKTNLPESKFLQLHPYKNQRTRITHVKSTASSDSSSSPTASQTVFGVLHLTVSLGIILAMDNLLKKVFLSAAIKFPSALFGMFCVFTVLIALDATVPSAATGLMDFFEPALLFIQRWLPLFYVPSLVVLPLAVKDIPAASGAKILCIIVGGWLASLCVAGYTAIVVRKLVKTEMTAAEPMAKPSPFSLLEAWSWTGIFIASFVGAFLYPTALGTNALTYLPFLLSSTVLGYIVGSGLPSNVKKIFHPIICCALSADLAAFAFGYVTRSGLNPVLGYYLTKSQSNPGAGDILMGFLGSVIISFAFSMFKQRKLVKRHAAEIFTSVIVATIFSLYSTALAGRLIGLEPSLTVSIIPRCITVALALSIVSFFDGVNTSLTAATVVLTGLVGANFVQVVLDKLRFQDPIARGLATASSAHGLGTAALSAKEPEALPFCAIAYALTGIFGSLICSVPAVRQSLLAIVG, translated from the exons ATGATCGCTTCGACAATGGCGATTCTCTCAACTGTCTCCTTCCCCTCTCTCCGCCTCCGCCTCCGAACAACAAAACTCgccgccaccaccaccaccaccgccgCCGCCGTCTCTTCTTCCAACAATTTCACAACTTTTCCCTTTTCCCATCATGGAATCGCCATCCAATCCCTACCAACAAAGACAAATCTCCCAGAATCAAAATTTCTTCAACTACATCCTTACAAGAATCAACGTACTCGAATTACCCATGTCAAGTCAACGGCCTCCTCCGACAGCAGTTCTTCACCTACCGCCTCACAAACA GTGTTCGGTGTATTGCATTTAACAGTTTCATTAGGTATTATACTTGCAATGGATAATCTCTTGAAGAAAGTCTTTCTTTCTGCCGCAATTAAGTTCCCTAGTGCCTTATTCGGCATGTTTTGTGTATTCACTGTTCTTATTGCTCTTGACGCAACTGTTCCATCTGCTGCTACTGGTTTAATGGATTTCTTTGAACCTGCTCTCTTGTTTATTCAAAGATGGCTTCCTTTATTCTATGTTCCATCTTTAGTTGTTTTGCCACTCGCGGTTAAAGATATCCCTGCAGCTTCCGGCGCTAAGATCTTGTGCATTATAG TTGGAGGCTGGCTGGCTTCGTTATGTGTTGCTGGTTATACAGCTATAGTTGTGAGAAAATTGGTGAAGACGGAAATGACAGCTGCTGAGCCTATGGCTAAGCCATCTCCATTTTCGTTGTTGGAAGCGTGGTCATGGACAGGCATttttatagcatcttttgttgGCGCGTTTCTATACCCGACAGCACTTGGCACAAATGCTTTAACATATTTGCCTTTCTTGCTTTCATCTACAGTTCTAGGATATATAGTTGGTTCTGG GTTACCATCCAATGTGAAGAAGATTTTCCACCCAATCATTTGCTGCGCATTATCTGCAGATCTTGCAGCTTTCGCATTTGGTTATGTTACGCGTTCTGGGCTTAATCCTGTTTTGG GCTATTACTTGACAAAGTCACAATCCAATCCTGGTGCTGGTGATATACTGATGGGTTTTCTAGGATCGGTTATTATTTCATTTGCTTTCTCAATGTTCAAGCAAAGGAAG CTGGTCAAGAGGCATGCTGCTGAAATTTTCACATCTGTGATTGTAGCAACAATATTCTCTTTATACTCAACTGCTTTAGCAGGCCGTCTTATTGGGCTAGAGCCATCTCTAACTGTTTCTATAATTCCGAGATGCATAACTGTCGCTCTTGCTCTGAGTATCGTGTCTTTCTTTGACG GTGTGAATACATCACTCACAGCAGCTACAGTTGTGTTAACCGGTTTAGTTGGAGCGAATTTTGTGCAAGTGGTACTAGATAAACTTCGATTTCAAGATCCAATTGCTCGAGGGCTTGCAACAGCATCTAG TGCTCATGGATTGGGAACTGCAGCATTGTCTGCGAAGGAACCGGAGGCTCTTCCATTTTGCGCGATTGCTTATGCTTTAACGGGTATATTTGGTTCCTTGATTTGCTCTGTTCCTGCAGTTAGACAAAGCTTGCTCGCGATTGTCGGCTAA